A DNA window from Schlesneria paludicola DSM 18645 contains the following coding sequences:
- a CDS encoding HEAT repeat domain-containing protein yields the protein MPRFRLVCCIISLFAGVSILNAAIEPDFLMDSDPGFRDPDRLKKFSPRLKTLWIEALNRPETDMQRMAAETISLAHQHGIPDLIESVPILESMLIADQTHPATRFAAARALIVLESRPSAEKLLHASQLFGADLRHLIEPVMAKWDVISAREIWIKRLESAETRPRDLLLAVRGLGEVREAKVLPVLLAMALDLVRGPEVRLAAAAAAGQLTETGLEADARRLVDETRTSPTLNRLCAIRLLDRHNSESARQLLIELVAADKQPVIVTPALERLNAIDSRLVLPLAANAMKNADQRVREQGALAYMRYPTVERIESLSQRLSDPHPQIRANVSENLVRLSQNPELNETIRARAMEVLAGETWQGQEQACLLLGSLQHKPASKRLIELLESSRPEVMIASAWALRKVADVESIPAIIDKIRRQTEVRLKRFHPPIDPQVAHLFEACAVMRAAEVTPMIIRYVPKNSSMGERSRSAAIWAIGVLLNGNPNETAADALMKRIEDDSPPDESVLVKQHCVIALARMKAIEHAPALRQSIATNVPPTAMGLAKRWAIKELTGEVLPEPIPMLADQGEWFLEPVLED from the coding sequence ATGCCGCGTTTCCGTCTCGTATGTTGCATCATCTCTCTGTTCGCTGGCGTCAGCATTCTGAACGCGGCGATTGAACCCGATTTCCTGATGGATTCTGATCCCGGATTTCGCGATCCGGATCGCCTGAAGAAGTTCAGTCCGCGTTTGAAAACACTGTGGATTGAAGCACTGAATCGTCCTGAAACCGACATGCAGCGGATGGCCGCCGAAACGATTTCCCTTGCGCATCAACATGGTATTCCTGATCTGATCGAGTCCGTGCCAATCCTGGAAAGTATGCTGATCGCGGACCAGACCCATCCCGCGACGCGATTCGCGGCGGCACGCGCTCTGATCGTGCTGGAATCACGCCCTTCCGCCGAGAAACTCTTGCACGCATCACAGTTGTTTGGGGCTGACCTTCGGCATCTGATTGAGCCTGTGATGGCAAAATGGGACGTGATTTCCGCACGAGAAATCTGGATCAAGCGATTGGAATCGGCGGAAACTCGGCCGCGTGATCTGCTGCTCGCCGTTCGTGGCCTGGGTGAGGTTCGTGAAGCCAAGGTTCTGCCAGTCCTATTGGCGATGGCGCTTGATCTCGTGAGGGGCCCGGAAGTTCGTTTGGCGGCAGCAGCGGCGGCGGGCCAATTGACCGAAACCGGTCTCGAGGCGGACGCCAGACGCCTTGTTGATGAAACGCGAACATCGCCAACATTGAATCGACTTTGTGCCATTCGTCTGCTCGATCGTCACAACAGCGAATCCGCCAGACAGCTCTTGATTGAACTCGTGGCGGCGGACAAGCAACCTGTCATTGTCACGCCGGCACTGGAGCGATTGAATGCCATCGACTCGCGATTGGTGTTGCCACTGGCCGCGAACGCGATGAAAAATGCCGATCAGCGCGTTCGTGAGCAAGGCGCCCTCGCATACATGCGATATCCCACCGTCGAGCGGATCGAGTCATTGAGCCAGCGCTTGAGCGATCCGCATCCTCAAATTCGGGCGAACGTTAGCGAGAACCTGGTTCGTCTGTCGCAGAATCCCGAGCTGAATGAAACCATCCGTGCCCGCGCAATGGAAGTGCTTGCTGGCGAGACGTGGCAGGGACAAGAACAGGCCTGCCTGTTGCTGGGGTCTCTTCAGCACAAACCCGCCTCCAAACGACTGATTGAACTGCTCGAGTCGTCGCGCCCCGAAGTGATGATCGCTTCTGCGTGGGCGCTTCGGAAGGTCGCTGACGTCGAATCGATTCCGGCCATTATCGACAAGATTCGTCGGCAGACGGAGGTCCGCTTGAAACGGTTTCATCCTCCGATTGATCCGCAGGTGGCTCACCTGTTTGAAGCGTGTGCCGTGATGCGTGCGGCCGAGGTCACCCCGATGATCATTCGATACGTCCCCAAGAATTCCAGTATGGGTGAGCGTTCACGCTCGGCGGCCATTTGGGCGATCGGCGTGTTGCTGAATGGCAATCCCAACGAGACCGCGGCAGACGCGCTCATGAAGCGGATCGAAGATGATTCACCGCCAGATGAAAGTGTGCTTGTCAAGCAGCATTGCGTCATTGCATTGGCGAGAATGAAGGCGATCGAACATGCCCCTGCATTACGGCAATCGATTGCGACGAACGTCCCGCCGACGGCGATGGGTTTGGCGAAGCGATGGGCGATCAAAGAGCTGACGGGCGAAGTGCTACCAGAACCGATTCCGATGCTGGCAGATCAAGGTGAATGGTTTCTGGAGCCCGTCCTCGAAGACTGA
- a CDS encoding DUF1559 domain-containing protein translates to MTRQAVTPRTRGFTLIELLVVIAIIAVLIALLLPAVQQAREAARRTQCKNNLKQMGLGMANYESTYSRYPIPTWITLGAGSAGYGGLLTSNCWSLAILPYIDQANAYNLYNFNLSAFDPANAAAGRVVITSFLCPSTPRASNTITYTVDPTFNAALHVTAATGLTNAGAIDYISTNQVMGTFQDFAYKSPPGTYSTLNGWGVGGNTFLAGSGTNNVPINGRIGDITDGLSNTTMIGELAGRNVLYRLGKPITPTGSPLADEAGFNVFEGGGAWIDGNNGQWKLSGRLVDGTGAAGPCAINCSNARVIAPDPTQYSAGLYAFHTGGAHVALCDGSVRFLNQNMSGVTLVSLVTASAGDITGEF, encoded by the coding sequence ATGACGAGACAGGCTGTCACGCCGCGCACGCGCGGATTTACGTTGATTGAGTTGCTGGTGGTGATTGCCATTATCGCCGTACTCATCGCGCTTCTATTACCTGCCGTTCAACAAGCTCGTGAAGCCGCGCGTCGGACGCAGTGTAAGAACAATCTCAAACAAATGGGATTGGGGATGGCCAATTACGAGAGTACTTACTCTCGATACCCGATTCCCACTTGGATTACTCTTGGAGCTGGTTCTGCAGGATATGGTGGATTGCTCACGAGCAACTGTTGGTCATTGGCAATCCTGCCATATATTGACCAGGCAAACGCCTACAATCTCTACAATTTCAATTTGTCGGCATTTGATCCTGCCAATGCTGCGGCGGGCCGAGTCGTCATCACAAGCTTCCTCTGTCCATCGACGCCACGAGCGTCCAACACAATCACTTACACAGTTGACCCCACATTCAATGCCGCACTCCACGTCACTGCGGCGACGGGGCTGACAAACGCAGGTGCGATCGATTACATCTCCACGAATCAAGTCATGGGGACTTTTCAGGATTTTGCATACAAAAGCCCGCCAGGCACCTACTCGACTCTGAATGGCTGGGGGGTGGGTGGAAACACCTTCTTGGCCGGCAGCGGAACCAACAATGTGCCGATCAATGGCCGCATCGGGGACATTACCGATGGATTGTCGAACACGACCATGATTGGCGAACTTGCGGGCCGAAACGTGCTTTATCGTCTCGGTAAGCCAATCACCCCCACGGGAAGCCCGCTCGCAGATGAGGCAGGTTTTAACGTCTTCGAAGGTGGTGGTGCGTGGATCGATGGAAATAACGGACAGTGGAAGCTTTCAGGACGCCTTGTGGACGGCACAGGAGCGGCGGGCCCCTGTGCGATCAACTGCTCGAATGCGCGCGTCATCGCTCCTGATCCGACACAGTATTCTGCGGGCTTGTACGCGTTTCATACTGGTGGCGCACATGTGGCACTCTGCGATGGAAGTGTTCGTTTTCTGAATCAGAACATGAGCGGTGTCACGCTTGTGTCACTTGTGACCGCAAGTGCAGGCGACATTACAGGTGAATTCTAA
- a CDS encoding HEAT repeat domain-containing protein, producing MLHCTRAWAIAALLFTVASTGNAELVPDFLMESNPEFHPPAPVKRFHRDFKSLWLEALQRPEIDLQRMTAETVARAHLHGIPDLIDLAPVLETILTAPSSHPAARYAAARALIVLESRHSASKLFEAGLSHGADLRLLVEPAIARWDFAPAHAVWIRRLESSEALPTDISLAISGLGLTRHAAARPLLMKIIMDPTRRSSIRLEAAQSAGAMVESGLESEARRLSGGRPPSKFIDQLCAIRLLARHSSPDACQLLHNLASDPEASIAAAALKRLNEINPELVLPLAETAMRHADQHVREEGAVAYLRQPTIPHIERLAMLLNDPHPSVRTLVTSNLGELALKPEFDEAVRSAAMNILNGDRWQGQSHAALILGSLQHKPAADRLVALLESTRPEVMINTAWALRKLAEPLSAPQIVDKIRRQTDERKQRSIRGVDEQIAHLFEACGVMNVQAAESLMLDYIPKDLTMTRSRGAAIWALGMLHAGTSNDAICSRLIGRFLENSDKDPEPLLIKRLCVVSIARMNGKDQAPAMRQTISNGTPPTPLGLATRWAVRELTGEQLPEPEPESYPEGEWFLEPLNLTAPLSTIPLSQ from the coding sequence ATGTTGCATTGCACTCGAGCCTGGGCGATCGCAGCCCTGTTATTCACTGTGGCATCGACGGGAAACGCGGAACTTGTCCCTGACTTCCTGATGGAGTCCAATCCGGAATTTCATCCCCCCGCGCCGGTGAAACGATTCCATCGCGATTTCAAGAGTCTCTGGCTCGAGGCACTGCAAAGGCCAGAGATCGATCTGCAACGAATGACCGCCGAGACGGTCGCTCGGGCCCACTTGCATGGGATTCCGGACTTGATCGACTTGGCCCCGGTTTTGGAAACGATTTTAACGGCGCCTTCCTCGCACCCAGCGGCACGCTATGCCGCGGCCCGCGCGCTGATCGTGCTCGAATCGCGACACTCTGCGTCGAAATTGTTTGAGGCAGGATTGTCACACGGTGCGGATCTGCGATTGCTCGTCGAACCTGCAATTGCTCGCTGGGACTTTGCCCCGGCACACGCCGTCTGGATCAGACGGCTGGAGTCCTCCGAGGCACTTCCCACCGACATCTCTCTGGCCATCAGCGGACTGGGGCTGACCCGCCACGCAGCCGCTCGTCCGTTGCTGATGAAGATCATCATGGACCCAACTCGACGAAGTTCGATTCGACTCGAAGCCGCACAATCCGCCGGAGCCATGGTCGAGTCGGGGCTTGAATCGGAAGCTCGCCGCTTGAGTGGCGGACGGCCCCCATCCAAATTCATCGATCAACTTTGTGCCATTCGCTTGCTTGCCCGACATTCATCTCCAGATGCTTGTCAGTTGCTGCACAACCTGGCGAGCGACCCCGAGGCATCGATCGCCGCTGCGGCTCTCAAGCGGCTGAATGAGATCAATCCAGAACTCGTTCTTCCCCTGGCAGAGACCGCCATGCGCCACGCAGATCAGCATGTTCGCGAAGAAGGAGCCGTGGCGTATCTCCGCCAGCCAACAATTCCGCACATCGAACGGCTCGCGATGCTGTTGAACGATCCCCATCCATCCGTCCGCACATTGGTCACCAGCAACCTGGGTGAGCTGGCATTGAAACCTGAATTTGACGAAGCCGTTCGGTCCGCCGCCATGAACATCTTGAATGGTGATCGCTGGCAAGGGCAATCGCATGCGGCTTTAATCCTGGGCTCGCTCCAGCACAAACCCGCGGCAGACCGACTTGTCGCACTTCTGGAATCGACACGACCAGAAGTCATGATCAATACTGCATGGGCACTTCGAAAACTTGCGGAACCTCTTTCTGCGCCCCAAATTGTCGACAAAATTCGACGCCAGACGGACGAACGCAAGCAGCGATCCATACGAGGCGTCGACGAGCAGATCGCCCATCTGTTCGAAGCGTGCGGAGTGATGAACGTTCAGGCCGCCGAATCATTGATGCTCGACTACATCCCGAAAGATTTGACGATGACACGTTCCCGAGGTGCGGCCATCTGGGCACTCGGAATGTTACACGCCGGAACCTCGAACGATGCAATCTGCAGTCGCCTGATCGGGCGATTCCTGGAAAACTCGGACAAGGATCCCGAACCCTTACTGATCAAACGGTTGTGTGTCGTCTCCATTGCCCGAATGAACGGCAAGGATCAGGCCCCCGCGATGCGGCAAACGATTTCGAATGGGACACCTCCGACGCCGTTGGGTCTTGCGACTCGCTGGGCCGTTCGAGAGCTCACCGGTGAACAGCTTCCCGAGCCCGAACCAGAAAGCTATCCAGAAGGCGAGTGGTTTCTCGAACCACTCAACCTCACCGCGCCCCTTTCAACCATACCCCTTTCGCAATAG
- a CDS encoding DUF1559 domain-containing protein, which yields MARQNGILRKHGFTLIELLVVIAIIAVLIALLLPAVQQAREAARRTQCKNNLKQLGLAIHNYHDTNLVFPPAYVNAVAAGDLNVSGFAVRLLPYIDQGPLYNLYNSSVPVTDQPGSYDAAACAANLVVVRTQLAAWKCPSSAAPELSTPVIPAGALATGFPATTLTVPYARGDYCLTSGVRKAYSLYTYNGGISGKRNGAFAVAGSGGSVRSFKDITDGSSNTICVGERTGSTTMYVKQTPTTNPAIVGPSNINAVTNGVGWGDFLIGENWTMGTNNDATTSTVTVSGVTDDGGPCAINCTNARGSYHSFHVGGAHFLMVDGAVRFVSENVAAPNFGGSLTAFMGETTSVVD from the coding sequence GTGGCAAGACAAAATGGGATTTTGCGTAAACATGGATTTACGCTGATCGAACTGCTGGTGGTGATTGCGATCATCGCTGTCCTGATCGCGCTGTTACTTCCCGCTGTGCAGCAGGCCCGCGAGGCCGCTCGCCGAACGCAATGCAAGAACAATTTGAAGCAGCTTGGTCTGGCGATTCACAACTATCACGACACCAACCTCGTGTTCCCGCCGGCCTACGTCAATGCGGTTGCGGCTGGTGATTTGAACGTCTCAGGGTTTGCTGTGCGATTGCTCCCGTACATTGATCAAGGACCGCTGTACAACCTCTACAACAGCTCTGTCCCCGTGACAGACCAGCCCGGCAGCTATGATGCCGCAGCATGCGCCGCCAATTTGGTCGTCGTCCGCACGCAGTTGGCCGCCTGGAAATGTCCTTCGAGCGCCGCTCCCGAGCTGAGCACCCCGGTGATTCCGGCCGGTGCATTGGCCACAGGCTTCCCTGCCACGACGTTGACCGTTCCGTATGCTCGAGGCGATTATTGCCTCACATCGGGAGTTCGCAAGGCTTACTCGTTGTACACCTACAATGGCGGCATCTCCGGCAAACGAAATGGTGCGTTTGCCGTCGCTGGCTCGGGCGGAAGCGTCAGAAGCTTCAAGGATATCACGGATGGGTCTTCGAATACCATCTGCGTCGGTGAGCGCACCGGGAGCACCACGATGTATGTGAAGCAAACCCCGACAACCAATCCGGCGATCGTTGGCCCAAGCAATATCAATGCCGTCACCAACGGAGTTGGCTGGGGCGATTTTCTGATTGGCGAAAACTGGACCATGGGCACGAACAACGATGCGACAACATCGACCGTGACCGTGAGCGGAGTCACTGATGATGGTGGTCCTTGTGCCATCAATTGCACCAATGCTCGAGGTAGCTATCACTCATTTCATGTGGGTGGCGCTCACTTCTTGATGGTTGACGGCGCCGTGCGATTCGTCAGTGAAAACGTCGCGGCTCCGAACTTCGGTGGGTCCTTGACCGCGTTCATGGGCGAAACGACGTCCGTCGTCGACTAG
- a CDS encoding transposase: MACPTLYDDLYCARGELENRIKEQQLYLFADRTSTH; the protein is encoded by the coding sequence CTGGCGTGCCCAACCCTTTACGACGATCTCTACTGTGCGCGGGGTGAGCTGGAGAATCGGATCAAAGAACAGCAGTTGTACCTGTTCGCCGACCGGACCAGCACTCACTAA
- a CDS encoding DUF1559 domain-containing protein, whose product MARQVSAARKRGFTLIELLVVIAIIAVLIALLLPAVQQAREAARRTQCKNNLKQLGLALHNYLDVNLRFPLPALMNSNAGGSGGGVGGVMTTNVWSLAILPMLDQGNVYNLYNFNMSAYDPVNAAAGQTKLPAFLCPSTPRASNSITYTIPSALLTSVGLSTANWTLTNAGATDYVCTNRVRDKFLNVVNNVTNSQVLDGWAMGGTMNANFPVSSWNIPSGGRISDMTDGTSNTMMVGELAGRNQLYHAQRQVIAPASASDEAAYQSLIGGGAWICPFGGNWELSGRPYDGGTNTDRGPCAINCSNAKMSTSRPLQDAAGLYSWHVGGAHGLMGDGAVRFLNQNMSGITMAALVSRSGGEVVGEF is encoded by the coding sequence ATGGCAAGACAGGTTAGTGCAGCGCGTAAACGCGGGTTTACGTTGATCGAACTGCTGGTGGTGATTGCGATCATCGCCGTCCTCATCGCATTGCTGCTTCCAGCAGTGCAACAAGCTCGTGAAGCTGCCCGGCGCACGCAATGCAAAAACAATCTCAAGCAACTGGGATTGGCGCTTCACAATTACCTCGACGTGAATCTGCGATTCCCACTGCCAGCCCTGATGAACTCGAATGCTGGTGGTAGCGGTGGCGGTGTCGGCGGGGTGATGACGACAAACGTCTGGTCGCTGGCTATCCTCCCGATGCTCGATCAGGGCAATGTCTACAATCTGTATAACTTCAATATGTCGGCTTACGACCCGGTGAATGCGGCCGCTGGTCAGACGAAATTGCCCGCATTCCTTTGCCCGTCTACGCCACGTGCCTCGAACAGCATTACCTACACAATCCCTTCTGCACTGCTGACGTCAGTCGGCCTGAGCACCGCGAACTGGACCCTGACAAACGCCGGTGCGACGGATTATGTCTGTACGAACCGCGTCCGGGACAAATTCCTGAATGTCGTCAACAATGTGACGAACAGCCAAGTTCTTGATGGTTGGGCGATGGGCGGAACCATGAACGCGAACTTCCCCGTTTCATCATGGAACATCCCAAGTGGTGGTCGCATCTCGGATATGACCGATGGCACATCAAACACGATGATGGTGGGCGAGCTTGCAGGCCGGAATCAGCTTTATCACGCCCAACGACAGGTGATTGCCCCAGCATCGGCATCCGATGAAGCCGCCTACCAGTCTTTGATTGGCGGCGGTGCCTGGATCTGCCCATTTGGTGGTAATTGGGAACTGTCGGGTCGTCCTTATGACGGCGGTACGAACACGGATCGCGGCCCATGCGCAATCAATTGCTCGAACGCTAAGATGAGCACTTCACGCCCATTGCAAGATGCCGCAGGATTGTATTCGTGGCATGTCGGTGGCGCACATGGCCTGATGGGCGACGGAGCCGTTCGCTTTCTCAATCAGAACATGAGTGGAATCACCATGGCCGCTCTGGTCTCGCGAAGTGGTGGCGAAGTTGTCGGCGAATTCTAA
- a CDS encoding YifB family Mg chelatase-like AAA ATPase, whose protein sequence is MLAKLTTYSLLGIDALPVEVEVDISPGAIPKTILVGLAEAAVRESTHRIERALVNGGYVRPSDRIVINLSPADLPKEAASFDLPIALGQLIASGQLTSDVLTQYAAIGELALDGSIRPAKGALSMALAAKEQGLRGFVVPATNAIEAAVVEGIDVIPVGSLTEAVGFFSGQLEIAPQPFSWTDAFVAFGQYGVDFSDVRGQESAKRAVTVAAAGAHHLLMLGSPGTGKTLLASRLGTILPELAPEESLQTTRIYSAVGRLQPGQPLMLQRPFRAPHHTISEAGLVGGGSVPSPGEISLAHNGVLFLDELPEFNRRTLEVLRQPLEDGMVTISRAMGSLTFPANLMLVAAMNPCPCGYHGDPRRQCNCTPMQIERYMSRISGPLLDRLDIHIEVPPVPFRELSNDSAAGTNSETMKAQVIAAREIQHRRFGKGSLRLNGRMLPSQIRKYCKLESDAESLLKNAMEEMGLSARAHDKILRISRTIADLEASENISAVHLSEAINYRTLDRSFWK, encoded by the coding sequence ATGCTCGCCAAACTGACGACTTATTCGTTGCTGGGAATCGATGCGCTTCCGGTTGAAGTTGAGGTCGATATTTCGCCGGGAGCCATCCCGAAAACCATCCTGGTCGGATTGGCCGAGGCTGCGGTTCGTGAGAGCACCCATCGCATCGAACGGGCCCTCGTGAATGGCGGGTATGTCCGACCATCCGATCGGATTGTGATCAACCTGTCTCCGGCCGACTTGCCGAAAGAAGCGGCGTCGTTCGACCTGCCGATCGCCTTGGGACAACTCATCGCCAGTGGACAATTGACGTCCGATGTGCTGACTCAGTACGCCGCGATTGGTGAGTTGGCTCTGGACGGTTCCATCCGCCCCGCAAAAGGGGCTCTTTCCATGGCATTGGCCGCGAAAGAGCAGGGCCTGCGCGGCTTCGTTGTCCCCGCCACAAATGCGATTGAAGCGGCCGTTGTGGAAGGAATCGATGTAATCCCCGTCGGCTCATTGACCGAAGCAGTCGGCTTTTTCAGCGGCCAACTCGAAATTGCCCCCCAGCCATTCAGTTGGACCGACGCGTTCGTCGCATTTGGCCAGTACGGAGTCGATTTTTCCGACGTCCGCGGACAAGAATCCGCCAAACGTGCCGTCACCGTTGCCGCCGCAGGTGCGCACCACCTGCTCATGCTGGGAAGCCCCGGAACAGGCAAAACGTTGCTGGCATCCCGACTGGGAACGATCCTGCCTGAGCTGGCACCCGAGGAAAGTCTGCAGACAACACGAATTTACAGCGCGGTGGGTCGCCTGCAGCCGGGCCAGCCACTGATGCTGCAACGCCCCTTTCGTGCTCCGCATCACACGATCAGCGAAGCCGGCCTGGTCGGCGGGGGGAGTGTGCCATCGCCGGGGGAGATCAGCCTGGCGCATAATGGCGTGCTGTTTCTCGACGAACTTCCCGAGTTCAACCGACGCACATTGGAGGTGTTACGGCAACCGCTGGAAGACGGGATGGTGACGATCAGTCGCGCCATGGGCAGCCTGACGTTCCCCGCCAATCTGATGCTGGTGGCGGCCATGAATCCCTGCCCCTGCGGGTATCACGGCGATCCGAGACGCCAATGCAACTGCACACCGATGCAGATCGAGCGGTACATGTCACGCATCAGCGGCCCCTTGCTCGACCGTCTTGATATCCACATCGAAGTTCCGCCGGTTCCGTTTCGTGAACTTTCCAATGATTCCGCTGCCGGGACCAACAGCGAAACGATGAAAGCTCAAGTGATCGCCGCTCGGGAAATCCAACATCGTCGATTTGGGAAAGGATCATTACGCCTGAACGGACGAATGCTGCCGTCACAGATTCGCAAGTACTGCAAGCTCGAATCCGATGCCGAGTCCCTATTGAAGAACGCCATGGAAGAGATGGGCCTTTCGGCTCGGGCTCACGACAAGATCCTGCGAATCAGCCGAACCATCGCCGATCTTGAAGCGTCCGAAAACATCTCCGCCGTCCATCTCAGCGAAGCGATTAACTATCGCACGCTAGACCGTTCATTTTGGAAATGA
- a CDS encoding tetratricopeptide repeat protein, whose protein sequence is MSDSGYSPEEIRKRKLASDCFKRATEAMAKQNWDYAVEMLLTCAKVQPENLVYRQSLTGCLRKKYKDNKTGASMTFMKLPGIRSRLKKARSAKNWSEMDIAALEGHALNPWDGQFNADLGDAARQRDFLEISVFYYELAVGPDGAPKNVEFLTALADVHELRRNYSAAIATLERIGKLDPLNGSIRSKIMGLGADQTINRGRYDEAKSTQDVKEVKNEAPKQGYEESVKGNVKTTKEVLAPGESEEADLLRMTRKEPANVAHYLKLADFYRRNGKLEDSANTFKLALNVSNDPNIREQMEDVELDMVRRNLNFAKESASKDPSNEQSRLDVAELATELLQQEIEIFSRRVDRYPNDLRLKHELAKRYMRAKKFDKAIPLLQAASKDIRIEAQVLASLGSCFLAKKQNSLAKRQFEKALEKLNANDNPIPFKECHYYLGRLSEEAGDKADAEKHYTEILAIDYDYRDTVDRMTRIQGGDEESNQIDTGEHE, encoded by the coding sequence ATGTCTGATTCTGGCTACTCCCCCGAAGAGATCCGTAAACGCAAACTCGCGTCCGATTGCTTCAAACGCGCCACGGAAGCGATGGCAAAGCAGAATTGGGACTACGCGGTCGAAATGCTTTTGACCTGTGCCAAAGTCCAGCCGGAAAATCTCGTTTATCGCCAGTCGCTGACCGGTTGCCTCCGGAAGAAATACAAAGACAACAAAACCGGCGCCAGCATGACGTTCATGAAGCTGCCGGGGATTCGTTCGCGGCTCAAGAAAGCGCGCAGTGCCAAGAATTGGTCGGAAATGGATATCGCGGCGCTCGAAGGCCACGCTCTGAACCCTTGGGATGGACAGTTCAACGCAGACCTGGGTGACGCCGCACGCCAACGCGATTTTCTCGAAATCTCGGTCTTCTATTACGAACTGGCTGTCGGACCCGACGGTGCTCCGAAAAACGTCGAATTCCTCACAGCCCTCGCCGATGTCCACGAACTGCGACGCAACTACTCCGCCGCCATCGCCACCCTGGAACGAATTGGCAAGCTCGATCCACTGAATGGTTCCATCCGTTCAAAAATCATGGGACTTGGCGCCGACCAAACGATCAATCGTGGTCGGTATGACGAGGCGAAATCGACTCAGGATGTGAAAGAAGTCAAAAACGAAGCCCCCAAACAGGGCTACGAAGAATCCGTCAAAGGCAACGTCAAAACCACGAAAGAAGTCCTGGCACCAGGTGAATCAGAAGAAGCCGACCTGCTGCGAATGACTCGTAAAGAACCCGCGAACGTTGCTCACTATTTGAAATTGGCCGATTTCTATCGCCGTAACGGAAAGCTGGAAGACTCCGCGAACACCTTCAAACTGGCGTTGAACGTCAGCAATGACCCCAACATTCGCGAACAGATGGAGGACGTTGAGCTGGATATGGTCCGGCGGAATCTGAACTTCGCCAAGGAATCGGCCTCGAAAGATCCATCAAACGAACAATCGCGGCTGGATGTCGCCGAACTGGCGACCGAACTTTTGCAACAAGAGATTGAAATCTTCAGCCGACGCGTCGATCGATATCCGAACGACCTGCGACTCAAACACGAACTGGCCAAGCGGTACATGCGTGCCAAGAAGTTTGACAAGGCGATCCCCTTGTTGCAGGCCGCTTCGAAGGACATCCGCATCGAAGCTCAGGTGCTCGCCAGTTTGGGATCGTGCTTCCTGGCAAAGAAGCAGAACAGCCTTGCGAAGCGCCAGTTCGAAAAAGCCCTCGAAAAACTGAATGCAAACGACAACCCGATTCCGTTCAAGGAATGTCACTACTACCTGGGACGCCTGTCCGAAGAAGCGGGCGATAAGGCGGATGCCGAAAAGCATTACACCGAAATCCTCGCCATCGACTACGACTACCGCGATACCGTCGATCGGATGACAAGAATCCAGGGTGGCGACGAAGAGTCCAATCAGATCGACACCGGCGAACACGAATAG